One genomic segment of Erythrolamprus reginae isolate rEryReg1 chromosome 2, rEryReg1.hap1, whole genome shotgun sequence includes these proteins:
- the SMIM3 gene encoding small integral membrane protein 3 yields the protein MMGNSESMESTQLALPKHILDIWAIVLIILGTIVIMTLLVLCPATTVIIYRVWTHPMHHNGAE from the coding sequence ATGATGGGTAACTCGGAGAGCATGGAATCTACCCAACTCGCCCTCCCGAAGCACATTCTGGACATTTGGGCCATTGTCTTAATCATCCTGGGTACCATTGTCATCATGACTTTACTAGTATTGTGCCCAGCAACAACAGTGATTATTTATAGGGTTTGGACACACCCTATGCATCATAATGGTGCCGAGTGA